A portion of the Musa acuminata AAA Group cultivar baxijiao chromosome BXJ1-1, Cavendish_Baxijiao_AAA, whole genome shotgun sequence genome contains these proteins:
- the LOC135679313 gene encoding uncharacterized protein LOC135679313: MESPKGPFKGALSQVTEAGFGPLCELRNRASRFPVPSRFPPSIYKPAARFLPTAKGGNEQGGARIFGPSQKYSHISLKPREEEQGIQDELPKQNLRKELEECERRHFASKAKSCTEDRDRRKGGQVLWKEQGEKLKIELFRVIMMLMILMHKSKMMQRGSYFLFLYLFVAYHLMFLYLFVAYHLMFLYF; encoded by the exons atggag AGCCCAAAAGGCCCATTTAAAGGAGCCCTCTCACAGGTCACTGAAGCGGGCTTTGGGCCTTTATGCGAGCTCCGCAACAGAGCGTCACGTTTCCCTGTTCCATCTCGTTTCCCTCCTTCCATATATAAACCCGCCGCTCGCTTCTTGCCTACGGCGAAGGGTGGGAACGAGCAGGGCGGTGCCCGGATCTTCGGCCCCTCCCAGAAGTACTCCCACATTAGCCTCAAACCGAG GGAAGAAGAGCAGGGTATCCAGGATGAGTTGCCGAAGCAAAACCTCCGAAAGGAGTTGGAAGAGTGCGAGCGGAGACACTTTGCCTCCAAGGCTAAGTCTTGTACTG AAGATAGAGATCGAAGGAAAGGTGGGCAGGTACTTTGGAAG GAACAAGGAGAAAAGCTGAAGATAGAACTGTTCAGAGTGATAATGATGCTGATGATCCTGATGCATAAGTCAAAGATGATGCAGAGAGGTAGTTACTTTTTGTTTTTATATCTATTTGTAGCATATCATTTGATGTTTTTATATCTATTTGTAGCATATCATCtgatgtttttatatttttag
- the LOC103996254 gene encoding probable receptor-like protein kinase At5g24010, which produces MRGRGSPHFALDSSKRLILSLLFLLAPLTIAEFQPADDFLLACGAGGDTDLPDGRLFVADSSSSAALSDCSSTALSSSAPPPLYRTVRAFPCPSSYVFHLAAAAQAGLLLRLHFHPFPSPSLNLSAALFNVSASGVPLLSLFSPAAAAASPPRPLVREFYLKPNSSSLRLTFSPASPSTVAFINAIELFSAPDRLFSDAFTPIPSLFSFSDAPLSNHLLETVFRINVGGSFVTPDNDTLWRTWEPDDKYLQNPARAISVTFGSHIQYRDGGATPEIAPDYVYGTARAMNKGDSSNSSSPSNYFNISWNFPVPNSVHGFLVRLHFCDIVSSALNELFFNVYINGYPAYKDLDLSSQSSYTLASPYYVDFVVLHRSSTGGINISIGPSEHSLPSKINALLNGVEILKINGVVSSPNEDSRKSRHFGVIVASVLGCLILACAFMVLVVIMAQRKSRKDQMPQSQDADTWSPLPVLPGNSYLRLTELTTGSPSNNPNLQLRVPFFEIVLATNNFNENALVGAGGFGKVYKGVLRDGTKIAVKRGTRGSQQGLGEFQTEIEILSKIRHHHLVSLIGYCEEQAEKILVYEFMEKGPLRDHLYGSRNPSLSWKQRLEICIGSARGLHYLHTGSAQVIIHRDVKSSNILLDENYAAKVADFGLSKLGTSTNQSHVSTGVKGSFGYLDPEYFKTQQLTDKSDVYSFGVVLLEVLCARPVIDQSLPWEQVNLAEWAMHWQKKRLLERIIDPSLKGKTNRKSLKKFGETVEKCLAQYGIDRPTMGDVLWNLEYALQLHERAVHQEPGGDSTYGPSDESSSSVLQVSTSAVTAMRDTSTAERHGKSSTDTAGRANKEAFRPGRNS; this is translated from the coding sequence ATGAGAGGCCGCGGAAGCCCCCATTTTGCCCTCGATTCCTCCAAACGACTTATCCTCTCGCTCCTCTTTCTCCTCGCTCCGCTCACAATTGCCGAATTCCAGCCCGCCGACGACTTCCTCCTCGCCTGCGGCGCCGGCGGCGACACTGACCTACCCGACGGCCGCCTTTTCGTCGCCGACTCTTCCTCCTCCGCTGCCCTCTCCGACTGCAGTTCCACTGCCCTCTCCTCCTCCGCTCCGCCCCCGCTCTACCGGACGGTTCGGGCCTTCCCCTGCCCCTCCTCCTACGTCTTCCACCTCGCCGCCGCCGCCCAGGCtggcctcctcctccgcctccacttCCACCCcttcccctccccctccctcaACCTCTCCGCCGCCCTCTTCAACGTCTCCGCATCCGGCGtccccctcctctccctcttctcccccgcggcggcggcggcgtcacCTCCCCGCCCCCTCGTCAGGGAGTTCTATCTCAAGCCCAACTCCTCCTCCCTCCGCCTCACCTTCTCCCCCGCTTCCCCCTCCACCGTCGCCTTCATCAACGCAATCGAGCTCTTCTCCGCCCCCGACCGTCTCTTCTCCGATGCCTTCACCCCGATCCCCTCCCTCTTCTCTTTCTCCGACGCCCCGCTCTCCAACCATCTGCTGGAAACCGTCTTCCGGATCAATGTGGGCGGCTCCTTCGTCACCCCCGACAATGACACCCTCTGGCGAACCTGGGAACCCGACGACAAGTACCTCCAGAACCCAGCCCGAGCTATAAGTGTCACCTTTGGTAGTCATATTCAGTACAGAGACGGCGGAGCCACGCCAGAGATTGCACCTGACTACGTCTATGGAACTGCAAGAGCCATGAACAAGGGTGACTCATCAAATTCTTCTTCACCTTCCAATTATTTCAACATAAGCTGGAATTTTCCGGTGCCAAATTCGGTCCATGGATTCCTTGTTAGATTGCACTTCTGTGACATAGTCAGCAGCGCACTGAACGAGCTCTTCTTCAATGTGTACATCAACGGGTACCCTGCTTATAAGGATCTCGACCTCTCATCACAGTCCAGTTACACTTTGGCTTCACCTTACTATGTAGACTTTGTTGTCCTGCATCGAAGCAGTACCGGGGGCATTAATATCAGCATTGGGCCTTCAGAACACAGCCTTCCATCGAAGATCAATGCTCTGCTGAACGGCGTGGAGATACTGAAGATTAATGGGGTTGTTTCGTCCCCGAATGAAGACAGTAGAAAAAGCAGACATTTTGGAGTAATTGTTGCTTCTGTTCTCGGTTGCTTGATCCTTGCTTGTGCTTTCATGGTGCTGGTTGTTATCATGGCTCAGAGGAAGAGTCGGAAGGATCAGATGCCTCAGTCACAAGATGCTGATACTTGGTCGCCATTGCCGGTCCTCCCAGGGAATTCGTATCTTAGATTGACAGAGTTGACCACTGGATCCCCTTCCAACAACCCTAATCTTCAGCTCAGAGTACCTTTCTTCGAAATTGTGTTGGCTACAAACAATTTCAATGAGAATGCTCTTGTTGGGGCAGGAGGGTTCGGCAAGGTCTACAAAGGTGTGCTTAGAGATGGCACCAAGATTGCTGTGAAGCGAGGCACCCGTGGGTCTCAACAAGGACTTGGGGAATTCCAAACAGAGATTGAGATCCTGTCTAAGATCCGCCATCACCACCTTGTTTCGCTGATCGGGTACTGTGAGGAGCAGGCAGAGAAGATCTTGGTCTATGAGTTTATGGAGAAGGGTCCCCTGAGAGACCATCTGTATGGCTCAAGGAATCCATCTTTATCTTGGAAACAACGGCTCGAGATTTGCATTGGCTCTGCGAGGGGTCTGCACTACTTGCACACTGGTTCTGCTCAAGTGATCATTCACCGCGATGTTAAATCCTCGAATATTTTGCTGGATGAGAACTACGCTGCCAAAGTTGCAGATTTTGGTCTGTCAAAATTAGGCACTTCAACCAACCAGTCTCATGTGAGCACCGGTGTCAAGGGAAGCTTTGGCTATCTCGATCCCGAGTACTTCAAGACACAGCAGCTCACCGATAAGTCTGATGTGTACTCCTTCGGTGTCGTGCTTCTTGAAGTCTTGTGTGCGAGACCTGTCATCGACCAGTCCCTTCCATGGGAACAGGTAAACTTAGCTGAGTGGGCGATGCACTGGCAGAAAAAACGGCTTCTTGAGAGAATCATTGATCCCTCATTGAAGGGGAAGACCAATCGCAAGTCGCTGAAGAAATTTGGTGAGACTGTGGAGAAGTGTTTGGCACAATATGGAATCGATAGGCCAACAATGGGAGATGTTCTCTGGAACTTGGAGTATGCCTTGCAACTCCATGAAAGAGCAGTGCACCAAGAACCGGGCGGCGACAGTACCTATGGCCCTTCGGATGAATCCTCGTCGAGTGTCCTGCAGGTTAGCACGAGTGCAGTGACAGCAATGAGAGATACCAGCACTGCAGAAAGACATGGCAAGAGTTCAACTGATACAGCAGGTCGTGCGAACAAAGAAGCTTTTAGACCAGGAAGGAATTCTTGA